A single Lolium perenne isolate Kyuss_39 chromosome 6, Kyuss_2.0, whole genome shotgun sequence DNA region contains:
- the LOC127309016 gene encoding uncharacterized protein encodes MEKGAGNQAGKVSKKGKKKQAKDELDRQKQAEKKRRRLEKALANSAAIISELEKKKQKKREEQERLDEEGASIAEAVALHVLIGEEDSDESRHLILNKHRRCNDWDPSAGFDFTLDAHGADDIYSPGGLTCANHAYATKGRWIDWDKAHPLPTWGEVRELKGSYYQGTFHQSVACPGFMAAQAVSSLQIREDSSSQGVAAASVVNRMLGGGTNRLSLYREI; translated from the coding sequence ATGGAAAAGGGTGCTGGTAACCAGGCAGGCAAGGTCTCCAAGAAGGGAAAGAAGAAACAAGCCAAGGATGAGCTGGACCGGCAGAAGCAGGCCGAGAAGAAGAGGCGGCGGCTCGAGAAAGCGCTCGCAAACTCTGCTGCCATCATCTCGGAGCTGGaaaagaagaagcagaagaagagaGAGGAGCAGGAAAGGCTGGACGAGGAAGGTGCTTCGATAGCTGAAGCAGTTGCTCTTCACGTCCTCATAGGTGAGGAGGACTCCGATGAATCCCGCCATCTGATACTAAACAAGCACAGGAGATGCAACGACTGGGACCCCTCCGCTGGTTTTGATTTCACCCTGGACGCTCATGGCGCTGATGATATCTATTCGCCTGGTGGGCTTACCTGCGCCAATCATGCTTATGCTACCAAGGGGAGGTGGATCGACTGGGACAAGGCCCATCCACTGCCAACCTGGGGAGAAGTCAGGGAACTGAAAGGGTCATACTACCAGGGAACATTCCACCAGTCGGTTGCCTGCCCAGGTTTCATGGCGGCCCAGGCGGTCTCGTCGCTGCAGATACGAGAAGATTCCTCGAGCCAGGGAGTAGCTGCAGCGAGCGTCGTTAATAGGATGCTTGGTGGCGGCACCAACAGGCTCAGCCTTTACAGAGAGATATAA
- the LOC127309015 gene encoding uncharacterized protein: MYVTLGPPFKRTCFTVFMLQDGVWCMHMSVTAQICCRFERLQAVLVENKIYLMATMSDIIVLDLTTSSMSTIQLPQGVEYITSATILSRADDASGVYLIQVDLELRIWLHSGENWSLVDTICYREMVANLRMSDCTVDHENTADVHISQVGDNAEFAFLQMGRCTFYLDIKCRTLRKVHERKHWDPFEQIYPFMMIWLPTFPTLKDDFARDAV; this comes from the exons ATGTATGTAACGTTGGGGCCCCCCTTCAAGAGGACATGTTTTACGGTGTTTATGTTGCAAGATGGAGTCTGGTGTATGCATATGTCAGTCACAGCCCAAATATGTTGCCGCTTTGAGCGACTACAAGCTGTGTTGGTGGAGAATAAAATCTATTTGATGGCCACCATGAGTGACATTATCGTCTTGGATTTAACGACCTCAAGTATGTCCACAATTCAGCTCCCACAAGGAGTGGAGTATATCACTTCGGCCACTATCTTGTCACGAGCTGATGATGCTTCTGGAGTATATCTCATCCAAGTGGATCTTGAACTTCGCATCTGGCTCCACAGTGGGGAGAACTGGTCACTGGTGGACACCATTTGTTACCGTGAGATGGTTGCTAATTTGAGAATGTCAGATTGCACGGTTGATCATGAGAATACTGCTGATGTGCATATAAGCCAAGTTGGAGACAATGCTGAATTTGCGTTCTTGCAAATGGGCCGATGCACATTCTATTTGGATATCAAGTGCAGGACATTGCGTAAAGTGCATGAGAGGAAACATTGGGATCCATTCGAACAAATATATCCTTTTATGATGATCTGGCTTCCCACATTCCCTACGCTCAAAGATGATTTCGCAAG AGATGCTGTGTGA